CGAAAAGACCCTaattgaaaatcataagttaagaagggtaaaattacaaacataaattTATATTGgttctatatttttttttattccctTGCATTTATTTATACTGATTACGTGGGTGTATAAGATTACAAATTAATTAATTCAGATATTATACCGCTGCCTTTCCGCTGTGCCGAGACGTTACATCAAGTGAGATTGTAATTTCTTGGATACAATTAATCAATTGTTATCCTTTGATTTAACAACATCAAATTCTGGGCTGAGCTTTTTATTTTTGGGTCCCTGAATTTGATTGGTTCCGACGCGAACTTTCCCGTATGTTCTGATTCTAATTAGTAaagtttttgttctttttctaaaaagaaaaaagaaaagcataaGTGAGTAAGCATCCCTCGTGGCCCAATTAGATGCCCTCCCACCCCCACCCTATTAAGCCCTAGCCGATCGCAACCCGAGGCCGATGACCCATGGCCACCGGGGAAAGGGCACCGGGAGGAAAGATCTCCGACGCCGACGTCGCAGGGGGTGGCGGTAGACGGTGGGATGACCTAAACCGGGACCTCCTGGTGGCGATCTTCGGGAGGTTGGGGGTGGCGGATCTCATCGCTGGCGTCCCTTTCGTCTGCTCCTCATGGCGCGACGCCGCGCGGGATCCCCTCTGCTGGCGGGAGCTCGACTTCCGCGAGTGGGAACCCCTCTCCCGCCGCCTCGGCGCCCATGGTGACGACCACGCCCACTTCACCGGCATCCTCCACTCGGTCATCGCCCGCGGCCATCAGCTCCTGAAATCGATCTACTTCCCCTTCTTCGCCGACGACATTGATCTCTTATATGTTGCAGAAAGGCGATTCCTCTAATACGAATTATGATCCTTTGCTTTTTTGATTCCTCTCTCCTCTTGAATGTTGGTGTTGTTTTTCCATCTGGATTTTCTTTTTTGCGGTCAAAAGTCAGGCTGTCAAAAAAAGAGGGCGGGGGGGAGGAAAGGGGGTTCTTGCTTGTTGAAGTCTCAACATTTTCTTTGTGAAAATTCGTAGTGATGTATCCAATTAATTTTCGGAAATTTCAGGTGTCCAGGGTTGCATTATTTCAGTCTGCCAAACCCAGAAATGGACGAGGAAATGTTCCGCAAGGCTGTTGGAAAACTCGCGTTCCTCAGAGGCATGGCGGTGGACGAGAATCTCATCAGGAGTGAAGTCCTTCTACACGTTAACCAATGCTGCGCTTCCTTAAAGGAGCTCAGCGTTTTTTCTGAGTTCGTGGATGAAGATATGGCGTCCGTGATCTGCAAGTCCCTTCCCTCTCTTCGGAAGCTTGAGATAACAGAGTCCGTCATCTCCTCACAAGCTATAATTACCTTTATAGATGGATTAAAGGAACTTGAGCATTTTGACATTTCTGGATACGAGAATTCCGCAATCACTGATGTGGTTCTTCAGAAGGCTTCTCGTCTGAA
Above is a genomic segment from Musa acuminata AAA Group cultivar baxijiao chromosome BXJ3-4, Cavendish_Baxijiao_AAA, whole genome shotgun sequence containing:
- the LOC135634544 gene encoding F-box/LRR-repeat protein At3g48880-like; translated protein: MATGERAPGGKISDADVAGGGGRRWDDLNRDLLVAIFGRLGVADLIAGVPFVCSSWRDAARDPLCWRELDFREWEPLSRRLGAHGDDHAHFTGILHSVIARGHQLLKSIYFPFFADDIDLLYVAERCPGLHYFSLPNPEMDEEMFRKAVGKLAFLRGMAVDENLIRSEVLLHVNQCCASLKELSVFSEFVDEDMASVICKSLPSLRKLEITESVISSQAIITFIDGLKELEHFDISGYENSAITDVVLQKASRLKVFIWNSRFELGEFMDCSNCGEDWLLQRSCECMLDRKVMEWLTELS